GTGAAATCAACGTCCAAGAATGAATTGGGATGAGTGGTCTAAATTTAATGTAACTTAAAAGATGACCGACGTAATTAACGATTGCAGCAGAATCTGCATCTATGAATAAATGGTGCACACAATGCATTAGAATGAATTAGTATGAACGGTCCAAATTCTAAGCAGTTTGAGACGTTGCATGGtgtaatcaatatttttttaaacaaattggAATAAGTTacttaaattcattataaCGATCTAAGGTGATACGATGAATTTCTCGTAAAGTCCCTCAAATAAATtacgaaaaagaaagaagtagtTGGTGATAGGGAGAATGGTGTCATTGTACACTAAGAGTAATAAATATCTCAATTACTATATAAGTTCCCTCATAAATAAAGAAAGGGGACTTTTATTAGATAGTAAGagataagaaagaaatagaaaatagcaAGAATTTGAATGATCTGGATTTTTTCAGTCGTGGTAAATAAAGTAAGGATAACTAGGGGGAAATGCAAACAattttgttgtgatattttaaatgattaaattatttttctataaaaaaaaatagtattttatcttttataattttaaaaaatacaataatttatcccctatgtttttaaaaataaagtaatttacctccatcGAGAGAAAGATAGCTtgtttcatattaaaaaatacaggaggtgaattgctattattttttataggaggtaatttgctcatttgcaatatgacatggagataaattgcattaaatccaGATAACTCTATAAGAGAATGACGTGTGATATTTGTATACTTTAGTCGGTACTTGATAAGAGCTAGCAAGTTCACTGAACGGCCCGTAGGATatgtcatatggaagcctatCAAGGCAGGATCGATATGATTTCAATCTCCTTGGTTATAATAGTGCATTAAGTTGTCTCTTGACTTGAGGTTGCGCAATACCTTATGAATAGGATAACTACAACTTGATCATGGCCGATGCAACTATGATTCCTTCTGTTCTTGTGAAAAGCATGTTTTAGATATAGTCAGAGCATGCATGGAAGTTGGTGAGcttcaaaattgaattcatCGCGCATCATGAGATGATAATGAATTTCCTATGTTCTTTACGTTATGTGTTCCCCAAGCCCATGGTCACAACAATTGACCAAATAAGAATGGAATTTCTATATTGATAAATGAAAGACTCAAGCGTATAGttcattcataaatattgaagTCCAAGATGGGAATTGTTCAATTCCATACCCTATACTTTGATCAAAAAAAGAATCTATTTGCATGGTACTTATAATTTAgcacaataaaattattttttgaatattttctaacgccaacaaaatttttttgttgaaactCGATTTCAAgacatatgaaaattatacaaCTTCAATGTTACAACACAAATAAGAGATTGTTTGTGCTTTTTCTTCTAAGCGAAGTACATAGATAAAATTGagtcataatatttttttgaaaagtgaGTTTTGTGCAAAGGAAATATAATAGAGAATATTGAAGCTCAGAATGCCcctaaaagaaatataggaAAAGAACTTGTGGACATGGGAGAATATAAATGGGCTCAAGCCCATAAACAGCCGTACAGTCCATATCTAACTGGAGAAGAGTTGAGAGAAGAGTATCGTTCTCCTAAGTGAGGCCCAAAGGTTTAATCTACTTAGACTCATCAGACGTCTGCCCATTTTTGATTCTCTTTGCATATTGCAATCCAGTTATATTCTTGCcaaggaaaaagaggttcttGTTCGGAAGGTGAAAATTTCAGAGctgaaaattgattaattggACTGTTGGGCACCGTGAGATCGCAGGAGAAGAGGAATGGGGTATGTGCTGCGAGTCAGATTTGCGTCGTTCTTCACGGGCGCCGCAGTAGCTTCCGCCGCGGGTCTCTATGTTCTCCAGAAGGATTACAAGATTGCCCACCAGGGCATTTCTGAACAGGTTTTTTCGACGACCTTTCTTGTgtttcttctgcttcttttgTGTTGAAATAaagttcgatttttttttgtttgagcTCGATTAATACATAGAAGTGGAAATGGTGGTTAGGTCTGGAGTTGTcgaatgtgattttttttactagtCTGAAttgaatatgtaaataatatgtGGATCCTAAATGTCTGGAAGAATTTGAACCTTTTTTGAGAAAGAGATGTTGGTTTGAGGCTGGCGAGATAGATTGTACGAGTCACAAGATAGATGAATTTGTGTGAGATGAAGAATGGTTGAGAAATGACACGATGCTAAGTGAAATAAAGAATCATAATATGCCTTTTGGTTCTGCTTCTGTGTAATGTTAGGAGAATAGAATGTGAGTATTACGACCAGGATTTGCAATTTTCAGTTGAAGATGCTTGGACTGGGTTCACAAGTCCGCGTATTGGATTTGGTTGAGAGGTGATTAATTTGCTTAATTTCTACATATTTACTTCACACCGGGCGCAGATAATTAACTAAGAGTACTGAGTTTAGTTATGAAATTCACCCTAAGTTGCATCTCCTTGGTGTAGTGGACTCCAAGTTGATAGCGGTTACATGAAAGCATAGTCTAGAAGCCTTTGCAGgcttttctctattttctcgATTGCTACCGT
The window above is part of the Sesamum indicum cultivar Zhongzhi No. 13 linkage group LG2, S_indicum_v1.0, whole genome shotgun sequence genome. Proteins encoded here:
- the LOC105156054 gene encoding uncharacterized protein LOC105156054; its protein translation is MGYVLRVRFASFFTGAAVASAAGLYVLQKDYKIAHQGISEQVSSLYESLDRRVSALEKFKEVEASKPVETAD